From a region of the Methanobrevibacter ruminantium genome:
- a CDS encoding nitroreductase family protein, translating into MEPILIDYEKCIACSSCINDCPNSFIYFEDGKIRTHDKGCMECGHCYAICPEGAIKMVNYDLSDEMVMSMSEINENILLNAMKSRRTIRQFKPVGIEEEKINMILEAGRYAPTGANSQNVKYTILGSKQKEAEEICVNLFRKGKKWEI; encoded by the coding sequence ATGGAGCCTATTTTAATTGATTATGAGAAATGCATTGCTTGCTCCTCTTGCATTAATGATTGTCCGAATTCATTTATTTATTTTGAAGATGGCAAAATACGGACACATGACAAGGGATGTATGGAATGCGGACATTGCTATGCCATTTGTCCTGAAGGTGCCATTAAAATGGTGAATTATGATTTAAGTGATGAAATGGTGATGTCTATGAGTGAAATAAATGAAAACATTCTACTGAATGCAATGAAAAGTAGACGAACTATACGTCAGTTCAAACCAGTTGGCATTGAAGAAGAAAAAATCAATATGATATTGGAAGCTGGAAGATATGCACCAACTGGTGCGAATTCACAAAATGTCAAATATACAATTCTTGGTTCAAAGCAGAAGGAAGCAGAGGAAATCTGTGTGAATCTATTTAGAAAAGGCAAAAAATGGGAAATCTAA
- a CDS encoding nitroreductase family protein produces the protein MGNLSSYLRRIEVTDDFFFKGAPLVIVVSSKSSINAGLASAYMEIMANSLGLGVLYSGFFVMCTKLSRKLRNLIELEKGYDVVSCMVIGYPNVKYHRVVPRKDLQVNRL, from the coding sequence ATGGGAAATCTAAGCAGCTATTTGAGAAGAATTGAAGTGACTGACGATTTCTTCTTCAAAGGCGCTCCATTGGTCATAGTCGTTTCAAGCAAAAGCAGTATCAATGCGGGACTTGCAAGCGCATATATGGAGATAATGGCTAACAGTCTAGGTTTAGGGGTCCTATACAGTGGATTTTTCGTAATGTGTACAAAGTTAAGCAGGAAACTTAGAAATCTCATTGAACTTGAGAAAGGATATGATGTAGTTTCATGCATGGTTATAGGTTATCCTAATGTCAAATACCATAGAGTAGTCCCTCGTAAGGATTTGCAAGTGAATAGGTTATGA